In Prochlorococcus marinus CUG1415, the sequence AAATAAAAAGGGTAAATTTTTTGATCTTAATGAAGAAATTAAGTTCTCAATTATATTAAAGTTATTTATTCTACCTTTTATTATTTTTTTAATAAGCAAATTTTTAAAATTTGACTTCTATCAATCATCAGCAGTAATTCTTCAGGCAGGAACACCAACGGCAATATCCACAATTTTAATGGCAGAAGCTTATGGAGTAAAACAAAAGATTGCTTCAAAAATTCTTTTTACTACAACTTTAATTTCAATAGTTACAATTCCACTCTTAGCAATTTTCATAAAGTCATTTAATTAAACTACTTTAAAAAAATCAAAAAGGTGTTAAAAAGCATAATTACTGAATATTGTAAACATAATGTCCTCATAATTACATAATGTCTTAAGATTTAGGTTATGAAGTCAACAAACTCTGAAAATGAATACATCCCCTTAGATCTAAGGATTTCTTTGAGGAGAGATACTTTAAGGCTCATCTCAGAAATGGCTCAGGATATGGGAATAAGCATTAATGAAGTTTTTAGTTTTTTAGCGGAAGATTCTGTTATTGATCTAGAATTACTAGAAGATTTAAATGAAATTGAAATTCCCAATAAGTGCAGCCCTGATGATCTAAAAAAAGCTATTCTTAAAAAAAAGCTTTGTTAAAATTTCTCAACTTTTCTATCTTTCCAGTCAGATTTATAACCGTTCTTAACTAAATAATTCGAATACTTATTTAAATCATTTTTCTTAACGCGCCATAAATTATAAATTCCATATTCACCTAATTTTTGATGATTAATATTTGACCAATGAAATTGTCTAGAAGAGTAATCATCAATAACTACCAATAAGGATTTATTTTCGTAATTTGGTTGATCCTCATAATTCTTTCTCCTATCATTATTTAGTCTCTCTGACAGATTAATTAATCCTTCTTTAGTATTTGGTTCATAAAAAACTATTTGTCTCGAATAATAATGTAAGGACGGTTTTCTTATCCCAATCATTGCTAAAGTTTCCCTCCCCTCACGAACACCTAAAATTAATTTTGAGATATTCCTCAAAGGTAATTGCCTTGAAGTATCTGCTAATTTTCTAATTGGGGACATCAAAAAAGATTGTCCAATTAAAAATAAAATTTGAAGATAAAGAATGATATTTTTGTATTTTAAAGTAAATAAAATTATTGCAAGAAAAATAAATAAAGAGAAAAGCAATTTGGCTTTGAAAATTATCCCAGTGCTTATTAAATCTGATGCAAGATTAGGCATTTCAGGATCATTTATTGAACTTAACCAAATATTTGAGAAAAAGAATGCGATTGAGAATCCAAAGAAAATTAAAATATTAAAAATCCACAAATATACGTAAGTTTTATTTGGCTTTTTTAAGTTTATAAAGCTGTTACTAAT encodes:
- a CDS encoding CopG family transcriptional regulator, whose product is MKSTNSENEYIPLDLRISLRRDTLRLISEMAQDMGISINEVFSFLAEDSVIDLELLEDLNEIEIPNKCSPDDLKKAILKKKLC